In the genome of Dermacentor variabilis isolate Ectoservices chromosome 5, ASM5094787v1, whole genome shotgun sequence, one region contains:
- the Tsp97E gene encoding tetraspanin 97E isoform X2, whose translation MQRYCRFCNFCFRLLPLAHVSSHLNFQHLYFVHIQTSTMCGGFTCSKNALTALNIMYIIVSFILIGVAAYGRVSSIVTNITIFGAVIACGVFLLLLSLVGLIGAVKHHQVLLFFYMVILFLLFVVQFSVACACLAMTEDQERELASQGWKKASPAVRAQAERLFRCCGFERNASDPTAELQCEHVPTCCPPQEIPPNGTCECEGCWSALHQAIRNGLKITGGIGMFFSFTEFIGVWLTVRYRNQKDPRANPSAFL comes from the exons ATGCAGAGATACTGTAGATTTTGTAATTTCTGTTTTCGGCTGTTACCACTCGCGCATGTTTCTAGTCATTTGAACTTTCAGCATTTATATTTTGTACATATACAAACTTCAACCATGTGTGGGGGATTCACATGTTCCAAGAATGCTCTTACAGCGCTCAACATTATGTATATT ATTGTCTCCTTCATTCTCATTGGTGTGGCCGCATATGGCCGTGTGTCGAGCATCGTGACAAACATCACTATATTTGGTGCGGTGATTGCCTGTGGCGTGTTCCTGCTGCTCCTCTCCCTTGTTGGTCTCATCGGAGCAGTCAAGCACCACCAAGTGCTGCTCTTCTTT TACATGGTGATCCTGTTCCTGCTCTTCGTGGTACAGTTCAGTGTTGCTTGTGCCTGTCTGGCCATGACGGAGGACCAGGAACGGGAGTTGGCCAGCCAGGGCTGGAAGAAGGCCTCACCTGCCGTCAGGGCCCAAGCAGAGCGCTTATTCCGATGCTGTGGCTTTGAACGCAATGCCTCGGACCCCACAGCGGAGCTACAGTGTGAGCATGTGCCGACATGCTGCCCACCACAGGAG ATTCCACCTAATGGCACATGTGAATGCGAAGGATGCTGGTCTGCTCTGCATCAAGCTATTCGCAATGGGCTCAAGATCACAGGTGGCATAGGAATGTTCTTCAGCTTCACGGAG
- the LOC142582343 gene encoding uncharacterized protein LOC142582343 — protein sequence MSGSDEKAQCSNTSASEIEDQQCSNKLLDKLLQEYEEKFKYRYTDQDSKYMDVVNKPLPPPPVVYPWFVQNRRSYDRRDNRQEGYSHGRGDRNNSWHRGGRQWEDRRRGYQDYGGGHRGYRDREDHRQESRDNYSYQQRPRRDY from the exons ATGAGCGGATCTGATGAGAAGGCGCAGTGTTCAAACACATCTGCCAGTGAAATCGAGGACCAGCAGTGCTCGAATAAATTACTGGACAAGCTCCTGCAGGAGTATGAAGAGAAGTTCAAGTACAGATACACTGATCAAGATTCTAAATACATGGATGTTGTCAACAAGCCACTGCCACCGCCTCCTGTTGTCTATCCTTGGTTTGTGCAGAATAGGAGATCTTACGACAGAAG AGACAACCGCCAGGAGGGTTACAGTCATGGCAGGGGAGACAGGAATAACAGCTGGCACAGAGGAGGGAGGCAATGGGAGGATCGACGCAGAGGCTACCAAGACTATGGTGGTGGTCACCGTGGATACAGAGACCGTGAGGACCACAGGCAGGAATCACGTGACAACTACTCATACCAGCAAAGACCAAGGAGAGACTACTGA